In Juglans microcarpa x Juglans regia isolate MS1-56 chromosome 8D, Jm3101_v1.0, whole genome shotgun sequence, the following are encoded in one genomic region:
- the LOC121243630 gene encoding F-box/kelch-repeat protein At3g06240-like isoform X2, with protein sequence MLSRHLPEDVVTEILSTLPVKSLMRFKSVSKAWYALIRNPHFIAKHDNFAISDHNRNHCRRVILERYRAIDTPRFSMHSNDTLEFSGDIHLIPQLFSEDINPVLFIGSCNGIVCVVGISSERFHFGPDPDRAWEIGLWNPATRESKRLPFVPRPPDFVPFPPDFRVPSYKFGFGIDLNTNDFKVVKITCFYSPRHYQVEVYNLTTDSWRVIDASLNLAHFICRSNFPSYLNGFCYWLIFPRRCDREHNLLLSFDMSNEMFREIMLPDDVRSPADIAIINDSVAVIFPTSIVECSWTKLFTIAVPSRPLQFRDDGLIVLNGGHCVSDKCLVLFDPRTGELKNLPIYDEGSEMFKLVSYRESLVLVNGWRNVLEQQYT encoded by the exons ATGTTGAGCCGCCATCTCCCAGAGGACGTGGTGACTGAAATTTTGTCGACGCTGCCGGTAAAATCGTTGATGCGATTTAAATCTGTGAGTAAAGCCTGGTATGCTCTCATCAGAAACCCTCATTTCATCGCAAAGCACGACAATTTCGCCATTTCTGATCACAATCGCAATCACTGTCGTCGAGTCATCCTTGAGCGTTACCGAGCAATAGATACCCCACGTTTCTCCATGCACTCTAACGACACCCTGGAGTTTTCCGGCGACATACATCTCATCCCACAATTGTTCTCAGAAGATATTAACCCAGTACTTTTCATCGGTTCCTGTAATGGAATAGTTTGTGTTGTTGGTATTTCTTCAGAGCGTTTTCATTTTGGTCCTGATCCAGACCGGGCTTGGGAGATAGGGCTTTGGAATCCTGCAACCAGAGAATCTAAGAGGCTTCCGTTTGTCCCTCGCCCGCCTGATTTTGTCCCTTTCCCCCCTGATTTTCGCGTCCCGAGTTACAAGTTTGGCTTTGGTATCGATCTCAACACCAATGACTTCAAGGTGGTTAAAATCACGTGCTTCTATTCTCCGCGGCATTACCAAGTTGAGGTATACAACCTTACTACTGATTCTTGGAGAGTGATTGATGCATCCCTCAACTTAGCCCATTTTATTTGTAGATCTAATTTTCCTTCATACTTAAATGGATTCTGTTATTGGTTGATTTTTCCTCGGCGTTGCGACAGGGAGCATAATTTATTGCTTTCCTTTGATATGAGCAATGAGATGTTCCGGGAAATAATGTTGCCTGATGATGTAAGATCTCCTGCTGACATTGCCATTATCAATGACTCTGTAGCTGTGATTTTTCCTAC GTCTATTGTGGAATGTTCTTGGACTAAACTATTTACGATTGCAGTACCCAGCCGTCCTTTACAATTTCGGGACGATGGTTTGATTGTGCTTAACGGCGGCCATTGTGTTTCAGATAAATGTTTGGTATTGTTTGATCCAAGAACAGGAGAACTTAAGAATCTTCCAATATATGACGAAG GCTCGGAAATGTTTAAGCTGGTGAGTTACAGAGAGAGCCTAGTTTTAGTTAATGGATGGAGGAATGTGCTTGAGCAACAATACACTTGA
- the LOC121243630 gene encoding F-box/kelch-repeat protein At3g06240-like isoform X1 has product MLSRHLPEDVVTEILSTLPVKSLMRFKSVSKAWYALIRNPHFIAKHDNFAISDHNRNHCRRVILERYRAIDTPRFSMHSNDTLEFSGDIHLIPQLFSEDINPVLFIGSCNGIVCVVGISSERFHFGPDPDRAWEIGLWNPATRESKRLPFVPRPPDFVPFPPDFRVPSYKFGFGIDLNTNDFKVVKITCFYSPRHYQVEVYNLTTDSWRVIDASLNLAHFICRSNFPSYLNGFCYWLIFPRRCDREHNLLLSFDMSNEMFREIMLPDDVRSPADIAIINDSVAVIFPTYSNSSRNDVGLSMEYEIWVMNESIVECSWTKLFTIAVPSRPLQFRDDGLIVLNGGHCVSDKCLVLFDPRTGELKNLPIYDEGSEMFKLVSYRESLVLVNGWRNVLEQQYT; this is encoded by the exons ATGTTGAGCCGCCATCTCCCAGAGGACGTGGTGACTGAAATTTTGTCGACGCTGCCGGTAAAATCGTTGATGCGATTTAAATCTGTGAGTAAAGCCTGGTATGCTCTCATCAGAAACCCTCATTTCATCGCAAAGCACGACAATTTCGCCATTTCTGATCACAATCGCAATCACTGTCGTCGAGTCATCCTTGAGCGTTACCGAGCAATAGATACCCCACGTTTCTCCATGCACTCTAACGACACCCTGGAGTTTTCCGGCGACATACATCTCATCCCACAATTGTTCTCAGAAGATATTAACCCAGTACTTTTCATCGGTTCCTGTAATGGAATAGTTTGTGTTGTTGGTATTTCTTCAGAGCGTTTTCATTTTGGTCCTGATCCAGACCGGGCTTGGGAGATAGGGCTTTGGAATCCTGCAACCAGAGAATCTAAGAGGCTTCCGTTTGTCCCTCGCCCGCCTGATTTTGTCCCTTTCCCCCCTGATTTTCGCGTCCCGAGTTACAAGTTTGGCTTTGGTATCGATCTCAACACCAATGACTTCAAGGTGGTTAAAATCACGTGCTTCTATTCTCCGCGGCATTACCAAGTTGAGGTATACAACCTTACTACTGATTCTTGGAGAGTGATTGATGCATCCCTCAACTTAGCCCATTTTATTTGTAGATCTAATTTTCCTTCATACTTAAATGGATTCTGTTATTGGTTGATTTTTCCTCGGCGTTGCGACAGGGAGCATAATTTATTGCTTTCCTTTGATATGAGCAATGAGATGTTCCGGGAAATAATGTTGCCTGATGATGTAAGATCTCCTGCTGACATTGCCATTATCAATGACTCTGTAGCTGTGATTTTTCCTACGTATAGTAATAGTAGTAGGAATGACGTTGGATTATCAATGGAGTATGAAATATGGGTGATGAACGAGTCTATTGTGGAATGTTCTTGGACTAAACTATTTACGATTGCAGTACCCAGCCGTCCTTTACAATTTCGGGACGATGGTTTGATTGTGCTTAACGGCGGCCATTGTGTTTCAGATAAATGTTTGGTATTGTTTGATCCAAGAACAGGAGAACTTAAGAATCTTCCAATATATGACGAAG GCTCGGAAATGTTTAAGCTGGTGAGTTACAGAGAGAGCCTAGTTTTAGTTAATGGATGGAGGAATGTGCTTGAGCAACAATACACTTGA